The following proteins come from a genomic window of Chiroxiphia lanceolata isolate bChiLan1 chromosome 16, bChiLan1.pri, whole genome shotgun sequence:
- the PIGQ gene encoding phosphatidylinositol N-acetylglucosaminyltransferase subunit Q isoform X4: MVLKVFFPSCCSSADSGILVGRWLSEQSSAVVLAVVHFPFIPVQVKQYLGEVQRATKVSLSVLGSWSNSKQEKEEGLSEFLEDLGTIFSHEPWIQISKEGDSKFWSCSTLQKHSSSPKEEEVILVYYDQRKVMLSHLHPPLDTADGRAEDASKLSAIFDTVARSRVLFMTDRYDEGPIKLTHWQSEGVEASIIVELLKQASVPACMLLTFLLSLVSGICRSTVLKFWPLSFLWSKLSTCEQLGHRLQHLQVISSNKKAQTQTQLMRKANIFVSLLIDVALGILLMSWLYRKNRIGHLADTLIPVADHVAEELQDLLQWLMGAPAGLKMNRALDQVLGRFFLYHIHLWISYIHLMSPFIEMILWYVGLSACLGLTVALCILSDIIALLTFHIYCFYVYGAREPANPPRVCQEYRELCVTLALALSCPAEPSAPMESQEGTTVTHSHHSTLSSHSCWKNLLVQVPVKPKIPL, from the exons ATGGTACTCAAGGTGTTCTTCCCGTCGTGCTGCTCCTCGGCAGACAGCGGCATCCTGGTCGGCCGCTGGCTGTcggagcagagctctgcagttgTCCTGGCCGTGGTGCACTTCCCCTTCATCCCTGTGCAGGTGAAGCAGTACCTCGGGGAAGTTCAGCGCGCGACCAAAGTCAGCCTTTCTGTGCTCGGCTCCTGGAGCAACAGCaaacaggagaaagaggagggtCTGAGTGAGTTCTTGGAAGACCTTGGGACCATATTCTCCCATGAGCCTTGGATTCAGATAAGCAAAGAGGGAGACAGCAAGTTTTGGAGCTGCTCTACCCTTCAGAAACACTCCAGCAGCCCTAAGGAGGAAGAAGTCATCTTGGTGTACTATGACCAGCGCAAAGTTATGCTCTCCCATCTGCACCCCCCTCTGGACACAGCTGATGGGAGGGCAGAGGATGCCTCCAAGCTCTCTGCCATCTTCGACACCGTGGCCAGGAGCAGGGTGCTGTTCATGACAGACAGGTACGACGAGGGGCCCATCAAGCTGACCCACTGGCAGTCGGAGGGAGTCGAGGCCAGTATCATCGTGGAGCTGCTCAAACAGGCCTCTGTGCCTGCCTGCATGCTCCTCACATTCCTGCTCTCACTGGTCTCTGGGATCTGCAGGAGCAC GGTGCTGAAGTTTTGGCCTTTGTCTTTCTTATGGAGCAAACTCTCAACTTGTGAGCAGCTGGGACATCgcctgcagcacctccaggtcATCAGCAGCAACAAGAAGGCTCAAACCCAGACTCAGCTGATGAG GAAAGCCAACATCTTTGTCTCTCTACTGATTGATGTGGCCCTGGGGATCCTGCTGATGTCCTGGCTCTACAGGAAGAACCGAATTGGTCACCTTGCTGACACTCTCATCCCTGTGGCTGAC CACGTAGCCGAGGAGCTCCAGGACCTGCTCCAGTGGCTGATGGGAGCCCCAGCTGGACTGAAAATGAACCGAGCTCTGGATCAGGTTCTGGGCCGCTTCTTCCTCTACCACATCCATCTCTGGATTA GCTACATCCACCTGATGTCGCCCTTCATCGAGATGATCCTGTGGTATGTGGGGCTGTCAGCCTGTCTGGGCCTCACTGTGGCTCTGTGCATCCTCTCCGACATCATCGCGCTCCTCACCTTCCACATCTACTGCTTCTATGTCTACGGGGCCCG GGAGCCAGCCAACCCACCTCGTGTTTGTCAGGAGTACAGAGAGCTCTGTGTTACCTTGGCACTGGCACTGAGCTGCCCTGCTGAGCCAAGTGCCCCCATGGAGAGCCAGGAAGGGACAACAGTCACCCACAGCCACCACAGCACCTTGAGttcccacagctgctggaagaatTTGCTGGTTCAGGTGCCAGTGAAGCCCAAGATCCCCTTGTGA